In Rhodamnia argentea isolate NSW1041297 chromosome 4, ASM2092103v1, whole genome shotgun sequence, the following proteins share a genomic window:
- the LOC115754635 gene encoding cysteine-rich receptor-like protein kinase 44 → MVEMLCKHATAIKLTTYYGDAQGQQQRRRNPICYLDLISPPYVLQMKSSSSSALVVFLGGVIVFLFLVIILLILWITKIPKELGNLVERRSRRKAFQDLFRGNLRTINYFDFHTLKKATTNFHPANLLGAGGFGPVYRGKLQDGTFVAVKKLSLEKSQQGESEFLSEARMITSIQHKNLVRLLGCCSDGPQRLLVYEYLKNKSLDLIVYGKSDQYLNWNTRFQIIVGIARGLQYLHEDSHLRIVHRDIKASNILLDEKFQPRIGDFGLARFFPEDQAYLSTTFAGTLGYTAPEYAIRGELSEKADIYSFGVLVLEIISCRKNTDLSLPSEMQYLPEYAWKLYERSRIIELVDPRMREDGFLEKDVLQAIHIAFLCLQPHANLRPPMSEIVAMLTCKVEMVERPMRPAFLDCRRKKDNHSWDTISEAFPSPLRSESTSSIRPTN, encoded by the exons ATGGTAGAGATGCTGTGTAAACACGCAACCGCA ATCAAGCTGACCACATACTACGGAGACGCACAGGGTCAACAGCAAAGAAGACGCAATCCAATATGCTATCTGGACT TGATCTCTCCGCCTTACGTTCTGCAAATGAAGAGCTCCTCCTCTTCGGCCCTTGTGGTTTTCCTCGGGGGAGTGATCGTGTTTCTTTTCTTGGTGATTATCCTGCTGATCTTATGGATAACAAAGATACCCAAGGAGCTGGGTAACTTGGTGGAACGAAGGAGCAGGCGAAAAG CCTTCCAGGACCTCTTTAGAGGAAATCTTCGGACCATCAACTATTTCGACTTTCACACCCTGAAGAAGGCAACTACAAACTTCCATCCTGCGAACCTACTTGGAGCTGGCGGATTTGGTCCGGTCTACCGG GGAAAGTTACAAGATGGGACATTTGTTGCCGTGAAGAAACTGTCACTTGAGAAATCCCAGCAAGGAGAATCAGAATTTCTTTCCGAGGCTAGGATGATAACAAGCATTCAACACAAGAATCTAGTCCGCCTCCTCGGTTGTTGCTCAGATGGGCCACAAAGACTCCTAGTATACGAGTACCTAAAGAACAAGAGCTTGGACCTCATTGTTTATG GGAAAAGTGACCAGTACCTCAACTGGAACACCAGGTTTCAGATTATTGTTGGAATTGCACGAGGATTGCAGTACTTGCATGAAGATTCACACTTGAGAATTGTTCATAGAGATATCAAAGCAAGCAACATTCTTCTCGATGAGAAATTCCAACCTCGGATTGGTGATTTTGGGCTGGCGAGGTTCTTTCCTGAAGATCAAGCATACCTTAGCACTACATTTGCCGGAACATT AGGATACACTGCACCTGAATATGCCATTAGAGGGGAGTTATCTGAAAAGGCCGACATTTACAGTTTTGGGGTTCTCGTGCTCGAGATCATCAGTTGCCGGAAAAATACTGATCTATCTTTACCATCAGAAATGCAGTACCTTCCTGAATAT GCGTGGAAGCTATATGAGAGGTCGAGGATAATCGAGCTGGTAGACCCGAGAATGCGAGAAGATGGATTCCTGGAGAAGGATGTCTTGCAAGCGATTCACATCGCCTTTTTGTGCCTTCAGCCTCATGCTAATTTAAGGCCACCAATGTCGGAGATAGTGGCCATGTTAACCTGCAAGGTTGAGATGGTCGAACGACCCATGAGACCCGCTTTCTTGGATTGCAGGCGTAAGAAGGACAACCATTCTTGGGATACCATCTCCGAGGCTTTCCCGTCTCCGCTCCGAAGTGAATCAACTTCTTCGATTCGGCCAACTAATTAA